The Oryzias melastigma strain HK-1 linkage group LG3, ASM292280v2, whole genome shotgun sequence genome contains a region encoding:
- the mns1 gene encoding meiosis-specific nuclear structural protein 1 isoform X1, with the protein MQSRHWMHSQQQRMIAQRQAQEMRREQETRRLDREKQLQASTREEDSYERRRYLRQVQQELQERQLETAMLKTEEERANREKQLEQEERMAKELARINHERQSDERMRQRIRENSLELRELETKLRLAYLNKERAAQIAEQEAKRFETLREDADYSHKMKSEVERASAEQQKLEQKHHEQLLQYQKELEEQLIEKERKRQQAYEEFLKEKLMVDEIVRRIYEEDQLERQLKLQKVKATQQFIEEFKQQQAEWRRMEQEKVEAENRRIMEFASQQQHMEETRMNKIKEREQAKDHLYKMLCENIQEEQQQREEMERIREELYLEEQEEANRQKEIQEMEDKIRKRLMMQQSCQEQMAFIEMRRQAEKEEEEAFRKMMMAKLAEDDRIEQMNAQKRRRKQLEHKQEVEKLLEDRRRQRQAEMEMKAQERASEQEREALHRKIVEEERQKLLKRHATKLLGFYPKGLLREDDLQHFDEDFRQKFKARPADVSEDGWEED; encoded by the exons ATG CAGAGTCGCCACTGGATGCACAGCCAGCAGCAGAGGATGATAGCTCAGCGGCAGGCTCAGGAGATGCGGAGAGAGCAGGAGACTCGGCGTCTGGACAGAGAGAAGCAGCTGCAGGCCAGCACGAGAGAGGAGGACAGCTACGAGAGGAGAAGGTACCTGCGACAGGTGCAGCAGGAGCTCCAAGAAAGACAGCTGGAGACCGCCATGCTCAAG ACAGAAGAAGAAAGGGCTAACAGAGAGAAGCAGCTTGAACAAGAAGAACGAATGGCCAAAGAATTGGCTCGTATCAACCATGAGAGGCAAAGTGATGAAAGAATGAGACAGCGCATTAGAGAGAACAG TTTGGAGCTTCGGGAACTGGAGACTAAGCTGAGGTTGGCATATCTAAATAAGGAAAGAGCTGCACAGATTGCTGAGCAGGAAGCCAAGAGGTTTGAAACTTTG CGTGAAGATGCAGACTATTCTCACAAAATGAAGAGTGAAGTTGAGCGAGCGTCAGCTGAGCAGCAGAAGCTGGAGCAGAAACACCAcgagcagctgctgcagtaCCAGAAAGAGCTGGAAGAGCAGCTGATCGAGAAGGAACGCAAGAGGCAACAAGCATATGAAGAGTTCCTGAAAGAGAAGCTCATGGTTGACGAGATCGTCAGAAGGATTTATGAGGAAGATCAGCT ggaaagaCAGCTGAAGTTACAGAAGGTCAAAGCTACTCAGCAGTTCATTGAAGAGTTCAAACAACAGCAGGCTGAGTGGAGACGCATGGAGCAGGAAAAGGTGGAGGCTGAGAACAGGCGAATCATGGAGTTTGCAAGCCAGCAGCAGCACATGGAGGAGACCagaatgaataaaatcaaagagAGGGAACAAGCCAAGGATCACCTTTACAAAATG TTGTGTGAGAACATTCaagaagagcagcagcagcgtgAAGAGATGGAACGCATTCGAGAGGAGCTGTAtttggaggagcaggaggaggcaAACCGTCAGAAGGAAATT CAAGAAATGGAGGACAAGATCAGAAAGAGGCTGATGATGCAGCAGTCCTGCCAGGAGCAAATGGCTTTCATTGAGATGCGGAGGCAAGcagagaaagaggaagaggaagccTTTAGGAAAATGATGATGGCCAAGTTAGCAGAGGACGACCGCATTGAGCAGATGAATGCACAAAAACGCCGCAGGAAGCAACTCGAACACAAACAAGAGGTGGAGAAACTGTTGGAGGACAGGAGACGCCAACGCCAGGCTGAGATG gAAATGAAAGCCCAGGAGAGAGCAAGTGAGCAGGAGAGAGAAGCTCTACATAGAAAGATAGTAGAAGAAGAGAGGCAGAAACTTCTGAAGCGTCATGCTACAAAGCTCCTGGGGTTTTATCCTAAG GGCTTGCTGCGTGAAGATGACCTTCAGCACTTTGATGAAGATTTCCGGCAGAAATTTAAAGCACGTCCGGCTGACGTCTCTGAAGATGGTTGGGAAGAGGATTGA
- the mns1 gene encoding meiosis-specific nuclear structural protein 1 isoform X2 encodes MSRHWMHSQQQRMIAQRQAQEMRREQETRRLDREKQLQASTREEDSYERRRYLRQVQQELQERQLETAMLKTEEERANREKQLEQEERMAKELARINHERQSDERMRQRIRENSLELRELETKLRLAYLNKERAAQIAEQEAKRFETLREDADYSHKMKSEVERASAEQQKLEQKHHEQLLQYQKELEEQLIEKERKRQQAYEEFLKEKLMVDEIVRRIYEEDQLERQLKLQKVKATQQFIEEFKQQQAEWRRMEQEKVEAENRRIMEFASQQQHMEETRMNKIKEREQAKDHLYKMLCENIQEEQQQREEMERIREELYLEEQEEANRQKEIQEMEDKIRKRLMMQQSCQEQMAFIEMRRQAEKEEEEAFRKMMMAKLAEDDRIEQMNAQKRRRKQLEHKQEVEKLLEDRRRQRQAEMEMKAQERASEQEREALHRKIVEEERQKLLKRHATKLLGFYPKGLLREDDLQHFDEDFRQKFKARPADVSEDGWEED; translated from the exons ATG AGTCGCCACTGGATGCACAGCCAGCAGCAGAGGATGATAGCTCAGCGGCAGGCTCAGGAGATGCGGAGAGAGCAGGAGACTCGGCGTCTGGACAGAGAGAAGCAGCTGCAGGCCAGCACGAGAGAGGAGGACAGCTACGAGAGGAGAAGGTACCTGCGACAGGTGCAGCAGGAGCTCCAAGAAAGACAGCTGGAGACCGCCATGCTCAAG ACAGAAGAAGAAAGGGCTAACAGAGAGAAGCAGCTTGAACAAGAAGAACGAATGGCCAAAGAATTGGCTCGTATCAACCATGAGAGGCAAAGTGATGAAAGAATGAGACAGCGCATTAGAGAGAACAG TTTGGAGCTTCGGGAACTGGAGACTAAGCTGAGGTTGGCATATCTAAATAAGGAAAGAGCTGCACAGATTGCTGAGCAGGAAGCCAAGAGGTTTGAAACTTTG CGTGAAGATGCAGACTATTCTCACAAAATGAAGAGTGAAGTTGAGCGAGCGTCAGCTGAGCAGCAGAAGCTGGAGCAGAAACACCAcgagcagctgctgcagtaCCAGAAAGAGCTGGAAGAGCAGCTGATCGAGAAGGAACGCAAGAGGCAACAAGCATATGAAGAGTTCCTGAAAGAGAAGCTCATGGTTGACGAGATCGTCAGAAGGATTTATGAGGAAGATCAGCT ggaaagaCAGCTGAAGTTACAGAAGGTCAAAGCTACTCAGCAGTTCATTGAAGAGTTCAAACAACAGCAGGCTGAGTGGAGACGCATGGAGCAGGAAAAGGTGGAGGCTGAGAACAGGCGAATCATGGAGTTTGCAAGCCAGCAGCAGCACATGGAGGAGACCagaatgaataaaatcaaagagAGGGAACAAGCCAAGGATCACCTTTACAAAATG TTGTGTGAGAACATTCaagaagagcagcagcagcgtgAAGAGATGGAACGCATTCGAGAGGAGCTGTAtttggaggagcaggaggaggcaAACCGTCAGAAGGAAATT CAAGAAATGGAGGACAAGATCAGAAAGAGGCTGATGATGCAGCAGTCCTGCCAGGAGCAAATGGCTTTCATTGAGATGCGGAGGCAAGcagagaaagaggaagaggaagccTTTAGGAAAATGATGATGGCCAAGTTAGCAGAGGACGACCGCATTGAGCAGATGAATGCACAAAAACGCCGCAGGAAGCAACTCGAACACAAACAAGAGGTGGAGAAACTGTTGGAGGACAGGAGACGCCAACGCCAGGCTGAGATG gAAATGAAAGCCCAGGAGAGAGCAAGTGAGCAGGAGAGAGAAGCTCTACATAGAAAGATAGTAGAAGAAGAGAGGCAGAAACTTCTGAAGCGTCATGCTACAAAGCTCCTGGGGTTTTATCCTAAG GGCTTGCTGCGTGAAGATGACCTTCAGCACTTTGATGAAGATTTCCGGCAGAAATTTAAAGCACGTCCGGCTGACGTCTCTGAAGATGGTTGGGAAGAGGATTGA
- the tex9 gene encoding testis-expressed protein 9 — protein sequence MAEKSSNKAVPSVISKTKNRPSSTSKAEKTKKVQFRPQAKSACILTNKPTDDLLSKEEEYRLINAELEAKTADLVRQAEKLIREQSEVLSRPLSNVVLSDSEDIEDSSTTKFEPCLVEDSSIKVGPKNKFTLTSQNSKHGKKPQNKSLRAKASHDSAAVDGNTDFSLAKTIQELEEKINASNEKDVEDLCSAEDFPGSGVSDAHIRVFKAKLRILQEELDQLSSEYYKKDDENAILSAKIKELEEDRARLQRTTNIQQTQIEKHKALAEESSKKCDGLQAQVSALNKELETLKRSQKQAGAVHSTVEIRLNRALEEVERLKTQLSKTKQMNKDKIGEEQESKERLLTENNMLKKQKAELITGFKKQLKLIDILKRQKMHFEAAKLLSFTEEEFMKALDWGKL from the exons ATGgctgaaaaaagttcaaataaagcGGTTCCGTCCGTCATTTCAAAG ACTAAGAATCGTCCCTCCTCCACCAGTAAGGCGGAGAAGACAAAGAAAGTTCAGTTCAGACCGCAGGCAAAATCTGCCTGTATTCTAACCAACAAACCAACAGATGACCTTTTATCAAAGGAAGAGGAGTACAG ATTAATAAACGCAGAGCTTGAAGCCAAAACAGCAGATCTGGTGAGACAAGCAGAAAAACTCATA AGAGAACAAAGTGAAGTTCTGTCAAGACCTCTATCAAATGTCGTTCTCTCTGACTCAGAGGATATTGAAGATTCAAG TACAACAAAGTTTGAGCCGTGTCTTGTGGAGGATTCCAGCATAAAG gTGGGGcccaaaaataaatttacactgACCTCACAAAACTCCAAACATGGAAAAAAGCCTCAGAATAAATCACT AAGGGCGAAGGCGTCTCATGATTCTGCAGCTGTTGATGGAAACACAGACTTTTCCTTGGCAAAAACCAttcaggagctggaggagaagaTAAATGCTTCCAATGAAAAGGATGTGGAGGACTTGTGCAGCGCTGAAGACTTTCCAGGGTCAG GTGTTTCTGATGCTCACATTCGAGTATTTAAGGCAAAACTAAGAATTTTGCAGGAGGAACTGGACCAACTGTCTAGTGAATATTATAAAAAG GATGATGAAAATGCCATTCTTAGTGCAAAAAttaaggagctggaggaagaccGTGCCAGGCTCCAAAGAACCACCAACATTCAGCAAACACAGATCGAGAAGCACAAAGCTTTGGCTGAAGAGTCGTCCAAAAAATGTGATGGTCTTCAGGCACAAGTGTCTGCTTTAAACAAG GAATTGGAAACTTTGAAAAGATCCCAAAAACAGGCAGGAGCTGTCCACAGCACAGTGGAGATCCGCCTGAACAGAGCCCTGGAGGAGGTCGAACGGTTAAAGACCCAACTAAGTAAAACCAAGCAGATGAACAAG GACAAGATAGGTGAGGAACAAGAGAGTAAAGAGAGATTACTCACTGAGAACAACATGCTCAAGAAACAGAAAGCTGAACTGATCACGGGCTTCAAAAAACAACTCAAGTTGATTGACATCCTCAAAAGACAAAAG ATGCACTTTGAAGCTGCAAAGCTGCTGTCCTTCACTGAAGAGGAGTTCATGAAAGCTCTAGACTGGGGAAAGTTATGA
- the LOC112160539 gene encoding DNA-binding protein RFX7: MADEDPQQADGGEGSLPGLLPGLHGAEASALQLRIKNSICKSVQSKVENILQDVEKFSDIEKLYLYLKLPSGPCSSTDKSDHSSLSSSRTQQMHAFSWIRDHLEEYPETSLPKQEVYDEYKSFCDNLNYHPLSAADFGKMMKNVFPNMKARRLGMRGKSKYCYSGLRKKPCVHMPSLPMLDFSKTAEGPQSDVPELAGHMSSIKDEVRFAACDLVCEWAQKVLKRQFDAVEDLARFLVDSHNISNKSLAALTVMTSAATEVKPLQSVSAFAPMAQAHPFQPHVTMLSSPSVDAKQQLQKKIQRKQQEQKLHSPLPANRQTKRADDGVSSSSPTAPSPQPAIGIVVASVPSPITVQRSSQLMSPSPVATMENKVLPINFQMVSQPVQAIKQSPKPMLSSPAGERTARQRYAQILPKPSVTTSISLRSPSTMIITNSPVRTVMTSCHVSPVSLVSVAASSLAANKTTSTMTNTSITTPDNGPATGEESGFNQSHILALVDKEDQFAFTQNMDIEMEVEAIHKNSQMQHPSSQVFTEGVPGSRPGGALQRAASVPIPQTKSFLSLEEAPKYSERASASTASSNNGANNSNTLPLNASNRSTNSLLSTSRLSSFGENTQTKEDFTSTKSFRKRSGLSSELSPVKRAFMTEQPAEGAAGLGFDIRNQVGNVFDVDAPARPESAPACREVEMIINSVLSTQDHTQCTSSFTACHFDSVAKTDGSLQRKNTPAVLETGTSVHHAVLQEQQGHTMAHVHAVPSKPAFQKHTGVRSNSTTGNLEGAQQHTFVRSSPAVHTLPFLNQTPSGLLTPQDHMDYFSFDDDVTQDSIVEELVQMEEHMKLKRLEDFGHGDTLHSQHVPMQGSMTSTNQTMTAVCYAANNSNPIQASTPTSEMMGGPHSLTAESPFSRIASTTPVDSALGSSRHTPAGTPHSNCSSTVPPSPVECRNPFAFTPINSTGFHDNSSSVSSSPVKPMQRPMATHPDKARLEWMSSSYNSGVGGTNKANSGMGILSSYQGLIDDQFRKPHAFAVPHSHHYDSHFGRLTPISPVQQQVASMAKQEGFAVPAPLDNKTTNSSAAAFRCRSVSPALHQRNLVGNPGNSSLPNVTRLVGSPFNSPVTPEVLSIFSNSETGLGSSSMAQRSRSVPVNIMMESEALPTHGQQCSSRNITSVLLSKLDRDQNDSTRGLGINNLPSTYSARMNLTQILESSPSLSCTDNHHSLRAPDSASACSSQRLNCHNGKAMNEPIMFSAGNSQVPSASRGLPQQQTQPVMLAFSSQQQQDELRRQQHLDFSSTQHLLDRSLEQASELTTGTADFPCEIRMTSELSSSIGDLNGLDTNLLFNPNQPQGQYQNTASEVENDELFLQHSGGLDWLESKDHPTVGLMG, translated from the exons ATGGCTGATGAAGACCCCCAACAGGCGGACGGCGGGGAGGGCAGCCTACCCGGCCTTCTCCCCGGGCTGCACGGTGCTGAGGCCAGCGCTCTGCAGCTCCGGATCAAGAACTCCATCTG CAAATCTGTGCAGTCGAAAGTGGAAAACATTCTG CAAGATGTTGAGAAGTTCTCAGACATTGAAAAGCTCTACCTCTACCTTAAGCTGCCCTCTGGTCCCTGCAGCTCCACTGACAAAAG TGACCATAGCTCCCTGTCATCCAGTCGTACGCAGCAGATGCATGCGTTCAGCTGGATCCGGGACCATTTAGAGGAATACCCCGAGACCTCTCTCCCCAAGCAGGAAGTCTATGACGAATACAA GAGCTTCTGTGACAATCTCAACTACCATCCACTGAGCGCTGCAGACTTCGGAAAGATGATGAAGAATGTCTTCCCAAACATGAAAGCTCGCCGACTTGGCATGAGAGGAAAATCGAA ATATTGCTATAGCGGACTGAGGAAAAAACCCTGCGTTCATATGCCATCTTTGCCAATGCTGGACTTCAGTAAAACAGCAGAGGGA CCCCAGAGTGATGTTCCAGAGTTGGCGGGCCACATGAGCAGCATCAAGGACGAGGTGCGGTTTGCAGCCTGTGATCTTGTCTGCGAGTGGGCCCAGAAGGTGCTGAAACGACAGTTTGATGCCGTGGAAGACCTGGCTCGCTTCCTTGTGGACAGTCACAACATCAGCAACAAGTCTTTGGCAGCTCTCACAGTCATGACCAGCGCAGCAACAG AGGTTAAACCTTTGCAGTCTGTCTCAGCATTCGCCCCCATGGCGCAGGCTCACCCCTTCCAGCCTCACGTGACGATGCTATCATCCCCATCTGTGGATgcaaagcagcagctgcagaaaaaaatccagaggaAGCAGCAGGAGCAGAAGCTGCACTCTCCTCTACCTGCAAACAGACAGACAAAGAGAGCGGACGATGGTGTGTCCTCCAGTAGCCCAACAGCTCCGTCACCACAGCCAGCCATCGGCATTGTGGTTGCCTCTGTTCCAAGCCCCATCACG GTACAAAGGAGTAGTCAGCTAATGTCTCCAAGCCCTGTGGCAACGATGGAGAACAAAGTGCTGCCAATTAATTTCCAAATGGTCTCCCAGCCGGTTCAAGCAATAAAACAGAGTCCCAAGCCAATGCTCTCAAGCCCGGCGGGGGAGCGTACAGCTCGGCAGCGTTACGCCCAAATCCTGCCCAAACCTTCAGTCACCACCTCCATCTCCCTGCGCTCGCCTTCCACCATGATCATCACCAACAGCCCCGTCAGGACTGTAATGACTTCGTGTCATGTCAGCCCTGTCAGTCTAGTCAGCGTAGCAGCCTCGTCGTTGGCTGCCAACAAAACTACCAGCACTATGACAAACACTTCAATCACAACTCCGGACAACGGACCTGCAACTGGTGAAGAATCGGGCTTCAACCAGAGCCACATTCTTGCTCTTGTGGACAAGGAAGACCAGTTCGCCTTCACCCAAAACATGGATATTGAGATGGAAGTAGAAGCTATACATAAGAACAGCCAAATGCAACATCCAAGCAGCCAAGTTTTTACTGAAGGAGTTCCAGGAAGTAGACCAGGAGGTGCTTTACAGAGGGCAGCAAGCGTGCCCATACCTCAGACCAAATCCTTCCTGAGCCTAGAGGAAGCACCTAAATACAGTGAGAGGGCCTCTGCGAGCACTGCAAGTAGCAATAATGGTGCAAATAATTCAAACACCTTGCCGTTAAACGCTTCCAATCGGAGTACTAACTCTTTATTGAGCACCAGCAGACTTTCTTCTTTTGGGGAAAACACCCAAACCAAGGAAGATTTCACATCTACAAAGAGTTTCAGGAAACGTTCTGGCCTCAGTTCAGAACTTTCTCCAGTAAAAAGGGCTTTTATGACGGAGcagccagcagagggcgctgcagGTCTTGGATTTGACATCAGAAACCAAGTTGGGAATGTCTTTGATGTTGATGCTCCAGCTAGACCTGAGAGTGCACCAGCCTGCAGAGAGGTTGAGATGATAATTAACTCTGTCTTGTCCACTCAAGATCATACACAGTGTACTTCCTCTTTCACAGCCTGCCACTTTGACTCTGTTGCCAAAACAGACGGCTCATTGCAGAGGAAAAACACCCCCGCTGTTTTGGAAACTGGCACCTCAGTCCATCATGCAGTTTTGCAGGAACAGCAGGGCCACACCATGGCTCATGTGCACGCCGTACCCAGCAAGCCTGCTTTTCAGAAACATACAGGGGTGAGATCAAACTCAACCACAGGTAACCTGGAAGGAGCTCAGCAGCACACCTTTGTACGCTCCAGTCCTGCTGTCCACACCTTACCATTTCTGAATCAGACACCATCCGGTCTGCTCACCCCTCAAGACCACATGGACTACTTTTCCTTCGATGATGATGTGACTCAAGATAGTATTGTAGAGGAGCTTGTTCAGATGGAGGAACACATGAAGCTTAAACGTCTGGAGGACTTTGGACACGGCGACACATTGCACAGCCAGCATGTACCGATGCAAGGCAGTATGACATCCACCAATCAAACCATGACTGCTGTTTGTTACGCCGCAAACAACAGCAACCCAATTCAAGCTTCCACCCCTACATCTGAGATGATGGGGGGACCCCACAGCCTGACGGCGGAGAGTCCATTCTCCCGCATTGCCTCTACCACTCCGGTAGACAGCGCTTTAGGGAGCAGTCGGCACACTCCAGCTGGAACGCCACACTCCAACTGCAGCAGCACTGTTCCTCCCAGTCCCGTGGAGTGCAGGAACCCGTTTGCGTTCACGCCCATCAACTCCActggtttccatgacaacagcaGCAGTGTTTCTAGTAGTCCCGTAAAGCCCATGCAAAGGCCGATGGCCACCCACCCAGACAAGGCCAGGCTGGAGTGGATGAGCAGTAGCTACAACAGTGGTGTTGGGGGCACAAACAAAGCGAACAGCGGAATGGGGATCCTCTCAAGCTACCAGGGTCTGATAGATGACCAATTTCGAAAGCCTCACGCCTTTGCAGTTCCTCACTCACACCACTACGATAGTCACTTTGGCCGCTTGACTCCCATCTCTCCTGTGCAGCAGCAGGTTGCAAGCATGGCAAAGCAAGAGGGCTTTGCTGTGCCCGCCCCTTTGGATAATAAAACCACCAACTCATCTGCTGCAGCGTTCCGATGCCGAAGCGTCAGCCCCGCATTACATCAGAGGAACCTAGTTGGGAATCCAGGGAACAGTTCACTTCCCAATGTCACTCGATTAGTCGGGTCACCGTTTAATTCTCCCGTGACTCCTGAGGTGCTGAGCATATTTTCTAATAGCGAGACAGGTCTGGGGTCCAGCAGCATGGCTCAGAGAAGCCGCTCTGTGCCCGTCAACATCATGATGGAAAGCGAGGCCCTACCCACACACGGTCAAcaatgcagcagcagaaacataACCAGTGTCCTCCTGAGCAAGCTGGACAGGGACCAAAATGACTCAACGCGTGGTTTAGGCATCAATAATTTACCTTCCACCTATTCTGCCCGGATGAACCTCACCCAGATCCTGGAATCCAGCCCCAGTCTCTCCTGCACCGACAACCACCACAGTCTGAGGGCGCCTGATTCTGCCAGTGCTTGCAGCTCACAGAGGCTGAATTGCCACAACGGCAAAGCTATGAATGAACCAATTATGTTCTCGGCAGGGAACAGCCAAGTGCCATCAGCCTCTCGAGGGCTACCTCAACAACAGACCCAGCCTGTGATGTTAGCTTTTAGCTCACAACAGCAGCAAGATGAGCTTCGGCGGCAGCAGCACTTAGACTTCAGCAGCACGCAGCACCTCTTAGACAGAAGTCTGGAACAGGCGTCTGAGCTGACCACAGGCACTGCAGACTTTCCCTGTGAAATCCGAATGACGTCGGAGCTCTCCAGCAGCATCGGTGACCTTAACGGACTAGACACAAACTTGCTGTTCAACCCCAACCAGCCGCAAGGCCAATATCAAAACACTGCGTCAGAAGTGGAAAATGATGAACTGTTTCTGCAGCATTCAGGTGGACTCGACTGGCTAGAGAGCAAAGATCATCCGACTGTCGGTTTGATGGGCTGA